The Leucothrix mucor DSM 2157 DNA window TGAGCTGGTTTCTATATGAATGAGTGTTTGGTCACCGAGACGTTCAACCATCAGAACGGTTCCTTTAATGGTGTTGTCGTCAGCTGCTTCAACCAAATCCAAACGTTCAGGGCGCACACCTAAAGTAATTTTTATCCCCAATGAAAGCTGGGATGCATCGACCGAAACATGGTGAATGGTTCCATCCTGATCGCGTACCACCGCCTCCGTTCCGCTGGCACTCATTAATGTTACAGCTAAGAAGTTCATCTTAGGAGAGCCTATGAATCCTGCGACAAACTTGTTGCAAGGGCGTCGGAATAAATCCATCGGTTTGCCTACTTGCTCTATACGACCAGCACGCAACACTACCATGCGTGTTGCCAACGTCATTGCCTCCACCTGATCATGTGTAACATAGACCATGGTTGAACCTAGCTTGCGGTGAAGCTGGGCTATTTCCATCCGAGTCTGTACGCGTAGCGCTGCGTCGAGGTTAGAAAGTGGTTCATCAAACAAAAATAAATCCGGATTGCGTACAATCGCCCGGCCAATTGCCACTCTCTGGCGTTGACCACCAGAGAGTGACTTTGGTTTGGCATCTAAGTAAGAATTCAACCCCAGAATATTTGAAGCCCAGTTCACCTTTTCATTGATTTCAGCAGTTTGCTTTTTTGCAATCTTCAGACCAAACGCCATGTTGCGAAAGACGTTCATGTGAGGGTAGAGTGCGTACGATTGAAAGACCATCGAGATGCTTCGCTCAGCGGGTGGTAAGTCATTGACTCGCCGACCTCCCATGCTTAGATCGCCACTGGTAATTTCCTCAAGACCTGCTATCAAACGCAGAATTGTTGATTTACCACAGCCTGAAGGTCCGACAAAAACACAGAGATCACCTTTTTCAATGTCAAGATCAACATTGTGAATGGTTTCTATGTCGCCGAATGATTTACAAACGTTTCGTAAAGTGACTTGGGCCATTATTTTTACCACCAAGATTCCAATTGAAAACCATAACTCATGCCATGGGTATCGGTCCCGAAGACACCGTTGGCAACCCCTTTAGCTTGTGCCGCATCATCCCAATCAGCATAGGTGACAAAAGCTCGAAGTTGAGGTCTGGACCAAAAGTTTGCAGTAGGCGAAAGGTATGGTGCCAGGGTGATCTTGTTCAAAGAGCGCACTTCACCATCTTTATCTTTAACGCGATCATGACCTAACTCCAAGCCCACCCCGAAGTGCTTGTTAATATGTAAAGTTGGACGCAAGCCGACAGACATCCAGGTATCGCCATCTTCTACTTTTTGGTAAACCGCTTCTGCCATACCTGAGAACTTTTCACCTTTCTGCCAAACCATTTGCTCGGTGACACGCAGCACTTTGTCGTCGCTGTCTGCACTATCATTAGGATATGGATTTAAGCCCACTCCTGAGCCATCCCCATATTGAACTGCTAGCTTGTTAAATCCTCCTAGTACATTGCTTTGTGTGTGCATCAAGTGGAACTGCTTGCCATTTGTTCCTTCGAAATCATCCTGACTTTCATCGGATCGTAATAGGTTAACGCCTACGTCCAAAGAGCCGTTTTTGTTAGTTTTGATACCACTGAGTTTGAAATCATGACTGGTCACTGCACGGTCATCGTCTGAAGTGTTTCGACGCATGGCATAAGAGAGCTTACCCACGCCGACATCTATATTTTCAACTCCAGCCCCCGGGCCAGAATTATCCCAGAAGTAGAAGTCATTGATATGAGCATCCTGACGGTTGTAGAAACGTTTACCAACCCAGAAATTTGCACCCTCAAGAACACCACCAAAAAGGTTGCCAGCTTCGACATAGGCTTCACGAAAGGCTGGGTCTGCTTCCTCCCAGTCTTGCGCTTGGTCTACAGAAAAAGCGAGGCGTGTGCTGACATTAAAATAGGCTCCATCATCGTTTTTCCAGACTTTTTTACCGAAAGAAAGCTCACCATAAGTTTCGCACTCGTTACCCAGGCGGTATTTAGCAGCAGCGCCATCAAGCTTAAAACAAGCTTGATCACCACCTTCGCTATTTGAGCCAATGCCTGAGCGTAAGTATCCATGGAACTCAAGATTATCGTCTGCGGCGTGTACGGTGCTAACTGCAGTGCTAACCGCTAGCAGTATGCCGATACGGCGTAATAATAAAGTCATTTATTTCTCCTCCTCACCCAATATGAATACTGGGGTTTTACATTGAAGACATGAACAGATGTTGCATGCCTATACTATCGATTATCAACTGTATCGTTTAAGTTAATAATCATAAAAAATACTGTATCGTTTAAGTTAACTGAGAAAAGTTAGCCCAATTATTGTCTCCATCGCTTTCCAACCAAGCGCCATCAAAAGCGAGAACTGCCAAACTTGATGAGTGATCTTTTACTCCCCATTGCTGGAGTAATTCTTCCCCAATAAGCTTTGTCTGATTACTTAAATTAAAGACCAAGGTAACTCTGTGTTCGTCCATAAACCGATGAAATGCTAATACACCTTCCGGGGCCTCGAGCCTTTTGATGTCACCTTGTACTAATGTCCGATTTTGCTGTCGCCAAGCCAGTAATGCTTTGCAGTGGTTCAGCGTTGAGCCTAAGTCTTGTTGCTGATGTGCAACGGTTAAGTCCATGTGCTCTGATGGAACAGGGAGCCAGGGTATTTCCTGTGAAAAGCCTGCGTGATTATCCGTTGAGTTCCATGGCATAGGGGTTCTGCAGCCATCGCGCCCTTTGAACTCCGGCCAAAAAGTGATGCCATAAGGGTCTTGTAATTTTTCAAAGGGGACGTCCGCTTCCGGTAGACCAAGCTCCTCACCTTGATAAAGGCAAACGCTGCCTCTTAGGCTGAATAGTATGGCGTGCAGTAGCCGTACAAGGTCTTGCTGATGATCGCCTTCGGCCCAGCGCGTAGCGACCCGCATAACGTCATGATTGCTCATTGCCCAACACGGCCAACCATCACCAATCATGGACTCAACGGAGTCAACAACGGATTCAATGTACTCCGCACCAGAGTCATGAGCGAGCAAATCAAAGGTGTAGGCCATATGGAGCTTGTCGCCGCCAGAAGTGTACTCAGCCATTAACTTAAGTGAGTTATCATCACCGATTTCGCCGACCGTAGTGCGGTTTGGGTACTCATTCATTAGCGAGCGTAGTTTCTTTAAAAACTCAATATTTTCCGGTCGTGATTTGTCATAGACATGCGACTGCATGCTGTAGAGATTCACATCATTTGACATATCACCACCTGCTGCAACATCTTTAGGGCGCGGTGGATTGTTACGTAACTCGTCATCGTGGAAGTAGAAGTTTGCGGTATCCAGGCGGAAGCCATCAACGCCACGCTCCAGCCAAAAGCGCATATCATCAAGCACTTGATTTACCACGACAGGATTGTGAAAGTTTAGATCGGGCTGACTATCCAGGAAGTTGTGTAAATAGAACTGTTTACGTGCTGGCTCCCATGACCATGCTGATCCGCCAAATACTGACAGCCAGTTATTAGGTGGCGTACCGTCTGATTGTGGCTCTGCCCAGACGTACCAGTCTGCTTTGTCATTACTATTATCTTTACGTGACTCGCCAAACCAAGGGTGCTGGTCAGAAGTGTGACTAATCACCTGGTCAATCATAACTTTGAGGTTCAGAGAGTGTGCTTTTTTGATCAGGCTATCGAAGTCTGACAAAGAACCAAACATTGGATCAACATCGCGATAATTTGAGATGTCGTAACCAAAGTCTTTCATAGGAGAGGTAAAGAATGGTGATAACCATATCCCGTCAACACCAAGCTCTGATATGTAATCAAGCTTGTCGATGATGCCATTGATATCTCCAATGCCATCATGGTTACTATCTGCAAAGCTTCTTGGGTAGATCTGATAAATAACAGCACCACGCCACCAGCTACTTTCCGTAGTTGTACTTTGTAAAGTCATTTCCCCTCCTGTAAGTGTTACTTTATCGATTAAGATAAAATTTAACAGCAATAACTTTATCGATCAAGTAATTTTCAAAAGAATTAACTTCTAGGAGATTTAGTAGATTGACGAATGACAAGTTTGGCTGGCAGCTCGATGCTTTCCGGCGGTTCGTCACTTATTGCTAATTCTGCAGCAAGCTGACCTTTCTCATATCCTAGTTGTTCAATAGTAGTCAGTGGCGGTGTGCAGGAGGCAGCTGCTTCGATATCATCAAAGCCGATAATTGAAAGGTCATCCGGGATTTTAATGCCAAGCTTATGCGCCGCTTTCATGAGACCAATAGCCAGACGATCACTCATGCAAAGTATTGCGGTAGGCCGATTTTTCTTAGTGAGAATTTCAAGGCCTACTTGGTAGCCTGCGTCTCCACTGTTCTCGGGGCATTCTTTGATAGTAATCTGCTTCTGTGGAATTTCAGCCGCTTTAAAAGCGCTTAGATAACCTTCAAGTCGCTGTATTGCGACGTGGTGTCTGGATTGGTTGAGTGTTTCTAGAGAGAAGAGTTTGTCACGTTCTTTAGCATTTAGCTGAAAAGATAAAATCGCAAATTTCCGATGGCCTTGGTCCAACAGGTGTTGGGCAGCATTGTTAGCGGATGTTTTATCACTGATAGTGACGCAGGCAAGACCATCGACCTGTCCATCAACCATGATTGCCCGTGAACCCTGACCTAATACACGTTTTACTAGATCATCAGTGATAAAGCAGCTTTGTATAATAAAGGTGTCCACCATTGCATCGAATGCCGGGAATTTTCTATCTGAGCGGCCTATACCGGGAAGTAGCATCATGCTCATGTTTTCACGGTCACAAACACTTGCAACACCCTGTAAAAAACTCACCGCCAACGGATCTTTTAATGCATAGCTAAACTCAGCATGATTAATGATGCCTATACTATTACTCCGACCTGTTCGAAGCACTCTGCCTGCAGCACTTGGGCCGTAATAACCTAGTTCATTCGCCGAAGAGACGATATGGTCACGCAACTTAGCTGATAACTGATCTGGTCGGTTAAATGCATTAGAAACTGTTGTGGTAGAGACGTTAAGGGCTTTAGCTATATCTTTTAAGGTGAGTTTTTTGGTCAAGGTTTAACGTCCAAAAGCGTGATAGGGCTTTCTAATTTATCATGTTGTTGATTGATGAGCTACGCTGCTAATGAATCAACTGTCGTGGATTGATTAACTAGTAACTCAACCTCAGCACAATCACGCCCAGAAACGCAGTGGTTAACCCTAAAAGCTCCTGACGACTAAAAGACTCTTTTAGAACAATACGAGAGTACAGCAGGATAATTAAAATATTCATCCCGGTAATCGCAGAAACCAACCCAGTATTACCCAGTGCAAAGGCCGAGATTATGGCAACCATACCAGCCACATTGGTCAGCCCGATCAGTAAGCCACAGGAAAAGGTTTTTATCTCCGACCAATTCGCCTGAGAGTCATCTTGAGCTGCTAAACTTTTTTTACGCTTCACCAGCCAACTCATCGCGAACAGAAAGCTACCAAAGCCAAACATCGAGGTTAAGGTCGCAAAGGTATCGGCTTCCAGTAGCGTTGATTGCTTACCGAGTAAGTCATTAAAGGCAAAGAACAATGCGGCGAGTAAACCCCACTGAGCGCCCTGTAGATTGCTGAATGAAATATCGTTGGAGTAGCGGATGGTATACAAGCCACCAAAAATAATAAAAAAGGCGACTAGCTGCAGCATGGTTAAGGTTTCTTGCCATAATAGAAAGGCAAAAATCAGCACAAACAGCGGCGTCAAGCCCGACAAAATACCAATTAGTGATGCCTTGCCAACGGAAAAGCCTTTATGCAAAAAAGCATTCGCGGAAAAAGAACCAAAGCCCAAGCCTAAACCTACCGCAACATCGGCCCATCCATACCATTGTTGGTCCAGCAAGATGACGCTTGAGAGGCTTATTACAAAGCCAACAAAAAAAACGCCAAATAATAATAAGTTACGATTAATTTTTCGCTGTGACGTCCATTGATACATTATTCCTCGCAAACCGAAAAAAACCGCCGCGAGTAGGGCAAATACTATCCACATAATGAAATCAACCTTTAATAATTAGAATAACGCAGTATCTGCCTGAAATTAATGAACAAAACTGCACAGCCATCACAGTATATTGGCCTTTATTGCGATTATAAATACGCATATCTGGGACGGTAGATCTCATAAATGGCACAAACAAGTGCATACTTGGCACCAAAGAAACTATAGGGTGGCTCTACACACATGGGGCCAACTTTTCTTACCATCGACCCCACTTAGAACATGTTGTGTTATTCGATTCTTAAAGAACAGGAAATCAACCAATGACAAAAATGACCCCGAGTGAAGCCTTTGTAGAAACAATGGTGGCAAATGGTGTAACCGAAGTTTTCGGCATCATGGGATCAGCGTTCATGGACGCGATGGATATTTTCACACCTGCCGGAATCCGTTTGATTCCTGTTGTACACGAGCAGGGCGCTGGCCACATGGCTGATGGTTTTGCACGTGTATCCGGCCGCCACGGTGTTTGTATCGCACAAAATGGTCCAGGTATTACAAACTTCGTTACAGCGATTGCGGCAGCCTATTGGGCTCACAGCCCGGTCGTTTGTATTACTCCTGAAACCGGCGCTGGCACCACGGGCCTTGGCGGATTCCAGGAAGCTGAGCAGCTCCCATTCTTCGAAACCATTACTAAATATCAAGGGCACGTGACGGTTCCTCGCCGTATGGCTGAGTTCACCGGTCGCTGCTTTGATATCGCCATGCATGAAAATGGCCCGACCCAACTAAACATTCCACGTGACTTCTTCTACGGCGATATCGAATGCGATATTCCACAGCCAATCAAGATTGAGCGTGGCGCTGGTGGCGAGAAGAGCCTGCAAGAAGCGGCTGATTTGATCGCACAAGCTAAAAACCCAGTCATCATCTCTGGTGGCGGTGTGGTAATGAGTGGCGCAGTGGATGAGTGTATTGCACTGGCTGAGCGTTTAGGCGCACCAGTAGTTAACAGCTACCTGCACAATGACTCTTTCCCAGCAAGCCACCCACAGTGGTGTGGCCCATTAGGTTATCAGGGTTCAAAAGCAGCGATGCGTTTGATGGCGGATGCTGACGTGGTTATCGCTCTAGGAACACGTTTAGGTCCCTTCGGTACACTGCCACAGCACGGCATGGACTACTGGCCTAAAGAAGCGAAGATCATTCAGATCGATTGCAACTCGCGCATGTTAGGTTTGGTTAAGAAGATTTCTGTGGGTATCTGTGGTGACGCAGGGGCAGCGGCAACCGCCATCTCTCGCCTAATAGCGGATAAAGAGCTGGCCTGTGATGCGACTAAAGCTGAGCGCCTAGCTAACATGACCGAGACTAAAGCGTCTTGGGAAGCTGAGCTGGATGCATGGATTCATGAGAATGATGACTTCAGTCTGGATATGATTGAAGAGCAAGCATCAGAAGAAGGCAGCTACTTACACCCACGCCAAGTACTGCGTGAGCTTGAAAAAGCGATGCCTGCTGATGTAATGGTCTCTACTGACATCGGTAACATCAACTCCGTGGCTAACAGCTACTTGCGCTTTGAGAAGCCACGCAGCTTCTTC harbors:
- a CDS encoding maltoporin produces the protein MTLLLRRIGILLAVSTAVSTVHAADDNLEFHGYLRSGIGSNSEGGDQACFKLDGAAAKYRLGNECETYGELSFGKKVWKNDDGAYFNVSTRLAFSVDQAQDWEEADPAFREAYVEAGNLFGGVLEGANFWVGKRFYNRQDAHINDFYFWDNSGPGAGVENIDVGVGKLSYAMRRNTSDDDRAVTSHDFKLSGIKTNKNGSLDVGVNLLRSDESQDDFEGTNGKQFHLMHTQSNVLGGFNKLAVQYGDGSGVGLNPYPNDSADSDDKVLRVTEQMVWQKGEKFSGMAEAVYQKVEDGDTWMSVGLRPTLHINKHFGVGLELGHDRVKDKDGEVRSLNKITLAPYLSPTANFWSRPQLRAFVTYADWDDAAQAKGVANGVFGTDTHGMSYGFQLESWW
- a CDS encoding alpha-amylase family glycosyl hydrolase; this translates as MTLQSTTTESSWWRGAVIYQIYPRSFADSNHDGIGDINGIIDKLDYISELGVDGIWLSPFFTSPMKDFGYDISNYRDVDPMFGSLSDFDSLIKKAHSLNLKVMIDQVISHTSDQHPWFGESRKDNSNDKADWYVWAEPQSDGTPPNNWLSVFGGSAWSWEPARKQFYLHNFLDSQPDLNFHNPVVVNQVLDDMRFWLERGVDGFRLDTANFYFHDDELRNNPPRPKDVAAGGDMSNDVNLYSMQSHVYDKSRPENIEFLKKLRSLMNEYPNRTTVGEIGDDNSLKLMAEYTSGGDKLHMAYTFDLLAHDSGAEYIESVVDSVESMIGDGWPCWAMSNHDVMRVATRWAEGDHQQDLVRLLHAILFSLRGSVCLYQGEELGLPEADVPFEKLQDPYGITFWPEFKGRDGCRTPMPWNSTDNHAGFSQEIPWLPVPSEHMDLTVAHQQQDLGSTLNHCKALLAWRQQNRTLVQGDIKRLEAPEGVLAFHRFMDEHRVTLVFNLSNQTKLIGEELLQQWGVKDHSSSLAVLAFDGAWLESDGDNNWANFSQLT
- the xsc gene encoding sulfoacetaldehyde acetyltransferase produces the protein MTKMTPSEAFVETMVANGVTEVFGIMGSAFMDAMDIFTPAGIRLIPVVHEQGAGHMADGFARVSGRHGVCIAQNGPGITNFVTAIAAAYWAHSPVVCITPETGAGTTGLGGFQEAEQLPFFETITKYQGHVTVPRRMAEFTGRCFDIAMHENGPTQLNIPRDFFYGDIECDIPQPIKIERGAGGEKSLQEAADLIAQAKNPVIISGGGVVMSGAVDECIALAERLGAPVVNSYLHNDSFPASHPQWCGPLGYQGSKAAMRLMADADVVIALGTRLGPFGTLPQHGMDYWPKEAKIIQIDCNSRMLGLVKKISVGICGDAGAAATAISRLIADKELACDATKAERLANMTETKASWEAELDAWIHENDDFSLDMIEEQASEEGSYLHPRQVLRELEKAMPADVMVSTDIGNINSVANSYLRFEKPRSFFAPMSFGNCGYALPTIMGAKVAAPHRPAISYAGDGAWGMSMMETMTCVRENIPVTAVVFHNRQWGAEKKNQVDFYGRRFVAGELENQSFAGIGRAMGAEGITVDKLEDVGPALKEAVRKQMEEGKTTILEIMCTRELGDPFRKDALSKPVRHLEKYKDYV
- a CDS encoding ABC transporter ATP-binding protein codes for the protein MAQVTLRNVCKSFGDIETIHNVDLDIEKGDLCVFVGPSGCGKSTILRLIAGLEEITSGDLSMGGRRVNDLPPAERSISMVFQSYALYPHMNVFRNMAFGLKIAKKQTAEINEKVNWASNILGLNSYLDAKPKSLSGGQRQRVAIGRAIVRNPDLFLFDEPLSNLDAALRVQTRMEIAQLHRKLGSTMVYVTHDQVEAMTLATRMVVLRAGRIEQVGKPMDLFRRPCNKFVAGFIGSPKMNFLAVTLMSASGTEAVVRDQDGTIHHVSVDASQLSLGIKITLGVRPERLDLVEAADDNTIKGTVLMVERLGDQTLIHIETSSSIDHCIARLPAECKVELGDTVYLKAKSHHYHLFDSDEQACHRLLADET
- a CDS encoding LacI family DNA-binding transcriptional regulator produces the protein MTKKLTLKDIAKALNVSTTTVSNAFNRPDQLSAKLRDHIVSSANELGYYGPSAAGRVLRTGRSNSIGIINHAEFSYALKDPLAVSFLQGVASVCDRENMSMMLLPGIGRSDRKFPAFDAMVDTFIIQSCFITDDLVKRVLGQGSRAIMVDGQVDGLACVTISDKTSANNAAQHLLDQGHRKFAILSFQLNAKERDKLFSLETLNQSRHHVAIQRLEGYLSAFKAAEIPQKQITIKECPENSGDAGYQVGLEILTKKNRPTAILCMSDRLAIGLMKAAHKLGIKIPDDLSIIGFDDIEAAASCTPPLTTIEQLGYEKGQLAAELAISDEPPESIELPAKLVIRQSTKSPRS
- a CDS encoding DMT family transporter — its product is MWIVFALLAAVFFGLRGIMYQWTSQRKINRNLLLFGVFFVGFVISLSSVILLDQQWYGWADVAVGLGLGFGSFSANAFLHKGFSVGKASLIGILSGLTPLFVLIFAFLLWQETLTMLQLVAFFIIFGGLYTIRYSNDISFSNLQGAQWGLLAALFFAFNDLLGKQSTLLEADTFATLTSMFGFGSFLFAMSWLVKRKKSLAAQDDSQANWSEIKTFSCGLLIGLTNVAGMVAIISAFALGNTGLVSAITGMNILIILLYSRIVLKESFSRQELLGLTTAFLGVIVLRLSY